A genomic segment from Frateuria edaphi encodes:
- a CDS encoding autotransporter assembly complex protein TamA, with protein MRRLRRLIALLLLLPLAAHAGVRLTIKGIDDPLKSAVQGSLTLSQYAKRPVSDAQIRRLYDDAPDEAREALEPYGYYEASVQGALTRTGADDWQVTLTVKPGEPVRITEVHVKLDEAAQTIPAVRGAVRAVERLKGKVLDHGAYGKARDDVGGALTANGFLGAKLVTHTVRVTRADHSAVVDLAWQAGPRYRFGAVQFTGSQFDPGFLERYVPFKQGDYLDQTDLLRLQQALNGADYFSVVNVRPDVDDTGRTVDVQVELQPAKRSVYTGGPFFGTDTGVGVRLGLERRWVNSRGHKWKNELVLAQRLKTLSSLYMIPLPGGEQRSLNFGVNFRDADTVTSQSRTLELVGNHTDLWRGWTRTVGAHALIGTFTVGKRGNEPDNTPGIERGQSKLVFAEASLSKKHGDNPTFVRHGWSLSVYARSTAGSLLSDTRFSQLAADAKWIDAFTKRDRLILRASAGFTSTGDFSALPPQLRFFAGGDRSVRGYGYQAIGPRNSFDRVIGGRNLLVASTEVEHYFTRNWGMAAFVDAGNAFNGTDYRPRLGAGLGVRWLSPVGMIRVDVGTPIRDDHAHGIQLHVVIGPDL; from the coding sequence ATGCGCCGCCTCCGACGCCTGATCGCCTTGCTCCTGCTGCTGCCGCTGGCGGCGCACGCAGGCGTGCGCTTGACCATCAAGGGCATCGACGATCCGCTGAAGTCCGCGGTGCAGGGTAGCCTGACGCTGTCGCAGTACGCGAAGCGGCCGGTCAGCGACGCGCAGATCCGCCGCCTGTACGACGACGCGCCCGACGAGGCGCGCGAAGCCCTGGAACCCTACGGCTACTACGAGGCCAGCGTGCAGGGCGCGCTGACCCGCACCGGCGCGGATGACTGGCAGGTCACGCTGACGGTGAAGCCGGGCGAGCCGGTGCGCATCACCGAGGTGCACGTGAAGCTGGACGAGGCGGCGCAGACGATCCCTGCGGTCCGGGGTGCCGTACGCGCGGTGGAACGCCTCAAGGGCAAGGTGCTCGACCACGGCGCCTACGGGAAGGCGCGCGACGACGTCGGCGGCGCGCTGACCGCCAATGGCTTCCTCGGCGCGAAGCTGGTCACGCACACCGTGCGGGTGACGCGCGCCGACCACAGCGCCGTGGTCGACCTGGCGTGGCAGGCCGGTCCGCGCTACCGCTTCGGCGCAGTGCAGTTCACGGGTTCGCAGTTCGATCCGGGCTTCCTCGAACGCTACGTGCCGTTCAAGCAGGGCGACTACCTCGACCAGACAGATCTGCTGCGCCTGCAACAGGCGCTCAACGGCGCCGACTACTTCTCGGTGGTGAACGTGCGGCCGGACGTGGACGACACCGGCCGCACCGTCGACGTGCAGGTCGAGCTGCAACCGGCCAAGCGCAGCGTGTACACCGGCGGCCCGTTCTTCGGCACCGACACCGGTGTCGGCGTGCGCCTGGGGCTGGAGCGGCGCTGGGTCAACAGCCGCGGGCACAAGTGGAAGAACGAGCTGGTGTTGGCGCAGCGGCTGAAGACGCTGTCCTCGCTGTACATGATCCCGCTGCCGGGCGGCGAGCAGCGCAGCCTCAACTTCGGCGTCAACTTCCGCGACGCCGACACGGTCACCTCGCAATCGCGCACGCTCGAACTGGTCGGCAACCACACCGACCTGTGGCGCGGCTGGACGCGCACCGTCGGCGCGCACGCGCTGATCGGCACCTTCACCGTCGGCAAGCGCGGCAACGAGCCGGACAACACGCCGGGCATCGAACGCGGCCAGAGCAAGCTGGTGTTCGCCGAGGCGTCGCTGTCGAAGAAGCACGGCGACAACCCCACGTTCGTGCGGCACGGCTGGTCGCTCAGCGTGTACGCACGCAGCACCGCCGGTTCGCTGCTCTCGGACACGCGCTTCAGCCAGCTGGCCGCCGATGCGAAGTGGATCGATGCATTTACCAAGCGCGACCGGCTTATCCTGCGCGCCAGCGCCGGCTTCACCTCCACCGGCGATTTCTCCGCCCTGCCGCCGCAGCTGCGCTTCTTCGCCGGCGGCGACCGCTCGGTGCGCGGTTACGGCTACCAGGCGATCGGCCCGCGCAACAGCTTCGACCGCGTGATCGGCGGCCGCAACCTGCTGGTGGCGAGCACCGAGGTCGAGCACTACTTCACGCGCAACTGGGGCATGGCGGCCTTCGTCGACGCCGGCAACGCGTTCAACGGCACCGATTACCGCCCGCGCCTGGGTGCGGGCCTGGGCGTGCGCTGGCTGTCGCCGGTGGGGATGATCCGCGTCGACGTGGGTACGCCGATCCGCGACGACCATGCACACGGCATCCAGTTGCACGTGGTGATAGGACCGGACCTGTGA
- a CDS encoding glycosyltransferase family 2 protein, whose amino-acid sequence MSATAPTHDSRYPLLAAVLLALIVAALNIALWWWSNRPHGPEDFHGPISGYSVSVFQRYQNPLKQDFPSDEEIDADLKLLRRYTPRIRTYSTLENPQVYRLAEKEGLKVMAGANIDTRLINNEKELETVIALARRYPETIHRVIIGNEVLFRGDLTVEQMEDYLDRARAAIRQPVSIAEPDYIWLKYPELGDHVDFVTIHLFPFWNGIARKDAVDAALGAYDNIVQHYPDKPVVVGEIGWPSNGDRHEYADPSISNEAIFIRDWLNAAKTRNIDYYLLEAFDQPWKENLGEGRTGAYWGTFNADRQLKFPFTGPVTEDTAWPWKALAASLLALLPMIWFARKFARFRLMGRLFFCLLIQLACGLIVWSATLPFNFYLSWIDWTMLVLLFPAQVAILAILLINGFEFTEVLWRRGWQRHAAMLKPDRPDKQPFVSIHLACYNEPPEMVIATLDSLAVLDYDNFEVLVIDNNTKNPDVWKPVQAYCEQLGKRFRFFHLEPWPGFKAGALNFGLKETDPRAEVVAVIDADYVVREDWLSTLTGYFHDPKVAVVQCPQAHRDFEHNRFRRMTAWEFDGFFRIGMHHRNERNAIIQHGTMTMVRRSALEGTGGWSEWTICEDAELGLRLMHAGYELVYVDELMGKGLTPADFKAYKSQRYRWAFGAMQILKGRWEWMTQRGPLSLGQRFHFLTGWFSWFADALHLIFTLMALFWTAGMVAYPQYFSLPMQLFLIPVIGFFFAKAIFGIVLYRARVPCGWYDTLMASVASMGLSHAIARGILHGLTREKTAFVVTAKSRRLGESGFAAFAPVREELLMACALVLCIVGMGLSFGTRYIEGTLWMFILAAQSIPYFSAVVGAWIAHKAGDKVG is encoded by the coding sequence TTGAGCGCCACAGCACCCACCCACGACAGCCGGTACCCGCTGCTTGCGGCCGTCCTGCTCGCGCTGATCGTGGCCGCGCTCAATATCGCCCTGTGGTGGTGGAGCAACCGCCCGCACGGCCCGGAGGACTTCCACGGGCCGATCAGCGGCTATTCGGTGTCGGTGTTCCAGCGCTACCAGAACCCGCTCAAGCAGGATTTTCCCTCCGACGAGGAGATCGACGCGGACCTGAAGCTGCTGCGCCGCTATACCCCGCGCATCCGCACCTATTCGACGCTGGAAAACCCGCAGGTCTACCGCCTGGCCGAGAAGGAAGGCCTCAAGGTGATGGCTGGCGCGAACATCGACACGCGCCTGATCAACAACGAGAAGGAACTGGAGACGGTGATCGCGCTCGCGCGTCGCTATCCCGAGACCATCCACCGCGTGATCATCGGCAACGAAGTGCTCTTCCGCGGCGACCTGACCGTCGAGCAGATGGAGGACTACCTCGATCGCGCCCGCGCGGCGATCCGCCAGCCGGTGTCGATCGCCGAGCCGGACTACATCTGGCTGAAGTATCCGGAACTGGGCGACCACGTGGACTTCGTCACCATCCACCTGTTCCCGTTCTGGAACGGCATCGCGCGCAAGGACGCGGTGGATGCGGCGCTCGGCGCCTACGACAACATCGTCCAGCACTACCCGGACAAGCCGGTGGTGGTGGGCGAGATCGGCTGGCCGTCCAACGGCGACCGCCACGAGTACGCCGATCCCTCGATCTCCAACGAGGCGATCTTCATCCGCGACTGGCTCAATGCGGCCAAGACACGGAACATCGATTACTACCTGCTCGAGGCCTTCGACCAGCCGTGGAAGGAGAACCTGGGCGAGGGCCGCACCGGCGCCTACTGGGGCACCTTCAACGCCGACCGCCAACTGAAGTTCCCGTTCACCGGTCCGGTCACCGAGGACACCGCCTGGCCGTGGAAGGCGCTGGCGGCCAGCCTGCTCGCACTGCTCCCGATGATCTGGTTCGCGCGCAAGTTCGCGCGCTTCAGACTGATGGGCCGGCTGTTCTTCTGCCTGCTGATCCAGCTCGCCTGCGGCCTGATCGTCTGGTCGGCCACCCTGCCCTTCAATTTCTACCTGAGCTGGATCGACTGGACCATGCTGGTCCTGTTGTTCCCGGCGCAGGTGGCGATCCTTGCGATCCTGCTGATCAACGGTTTCGAGTTCACCGAGGTGCTATGGCGCCGGGGCTGGCAGCGCCACGCGGCCATGCTCAAGCCCGACCGGCCGGACAAGCAGCCGTTCGTGTCGATCCACCTGGCCTGCTACAACGAGCCGCCGGAAATGGTGATCGCCACGCTCGACTCGCTGGCGGTGCTGGATTACGACAACTTCGAAGTCCTGGTGATCGACAACAACACCAAGAACCCGGACGTGTGGAAGCCGGTGCAGGCCTATTGCGAGCAGCTGGGCAAGCGCTTCCGCTTCTTCCACCTTGAGCCGTGGCCGGGCTTCAAGGCCGGCGCGCTCAACTTCGGTCTGAAGGAGACCGACCCGCGCGCCGAGGTGGTGGCGGTGATCGACGCCGACTACGTGGTGCGCGAGGACTGGCTGTCCACCCTGACCGGCTACTTCCACGACCCGAAGGTGGCCGTGGTGCAGTGCCCGCAGGCGCACCGCGACTTCGAGCACAACCGTTTCCGCCGCATGACCGCGTGGGAGTTCGACGGCTTCTTCCGCATCGGCATGCACCATCGCAACGAGCGCAACGCGATCATCCAGCACGGCACCATGACCATGGTCCGCCGCAGCGCGCTGGAAGGCACCGGCGGCTGGTCGGAGTGGACGATCTGCGAGGACGCCGAGCTCGGTTTGCGCCTGATGCATGCCGGCTACGAGCTGGTCTACGTCGACGAGCTGATGGGCAAGGGCCTCACCCCCGCCGACTTCAAGGCCTACAAGAGCCAGCGCTACCGCTGGGCGTTCGGCGCCATGCAGATCCTGAAGGGGCGCTGGGAATGGATGACGCAACGGGGGCCGCTGTCGCTGGGCCAGCGTTTCCATTTCCTCACTGGCTGGTTCAGCTGGTTCGCCGACGCGCTGCACCTGATCTTTACGTTGATGGCGCTGTTCTGGACCGCCGGCATGGTCGCCTACCCGCAGTACTTCAGCCTGCCGATGCAGCTGTTCCTGATCCCGGTGATCGGGTTCTTCTTCGCCAAGGCCATCTTCGGCATCGTGCTCTACCGCGCGCGCGTGCCCTGCGGCTGGTACGACACGCTGATGGCCTCGGTAGCCAGCATGGGCCTCTCGCACGCGATCGCGCGCGGCATCCTGCATGGCCTGACCCGCGAGAAGACCGCGTTCGTGGTGACGGCCAAGAGCCGGCGCCTGGGCGAGTCGGGCTTTGCCGCCTTCGCGCCGGTGCGCGAAGAACTGCTGATGGCCTGCGCGCTGGTGCTGTGCATCGTCGGCATGGGCTTGTCCTTCGGCACGCGGTACATCGAAGGCACGTTGTGGATGTTCATCCTGGCGGCGCAGTCGATCCCGTACTTCTCGGCCGTGGTCGGCGCCTGGATCGCGCACAAGGCTGGCGACAAGGTCGGTTGA
- a CDS encoding helix-turn-helix domain containing protein — protein sequence MSATLELLTRYKQALAMHADSAAAQALGVKNQTVSNWRTRGSQAEPWLIEKMCAVLGEATAPWLLRVQFEQASDASNKQVWRRVAQHFGFKLAGIATIAGLPGLRSALVGSADMISGEAAGQALLAILGDWLLF from the coding sequence ATGAGCGCGACGCTGGAACTCCTGACGAGATACAAGCAGGCCCTGGCCATGCACGCGGACAGCGCAGCCGCGCAGGCACTGGGCGTGAAGAACCAGACCGTCAGCAATTGGCGCACCCGAGGAAGCCAGGCCGAACCTTGGCTGATCGAGAAGATGTGCGCGGTACTGGGCGAGGCCACGGCGCCGTGGTTGTTGCGCGTGCAGTTCGAGCAGGCATCGGACGCGTCCAACAAGCAGGTCTGGCGGCGGGTAGCGCAGCACTTCGGCTTCAAGCTGGCGGGCATCGCGACCATCGCTGGTCTACCGGGCCTGCGTTCCGCACTTGTCGGCTCCGCGGACATGATCAGCGGCGAAGCCGCCGGCCAGGCCTTGCTGGCGATTCTCGGCGATTGGCTCTTGTTCTGA
- a CDS encoding HlyD family secretion protein — protein sequence MSGESLFRREVLEARQGSWLGGIAVAAPVSRWLVAVLALALGAAIVLFLTFGYYTRRESVVGQLVPSSGLLNVVAPGAGTISRVVVQEGQSVKAGDVLLELASAQDNSMLGDTHALVGHQLDQQRAGLQADLRTQEKLAAQQADAMRDKARLLQAQLDQVSGQIGLQRQQAASAEQLLDRIRPLGGKGYVSALQIQQQEASVIEAKTQYRALVRQQLDVRQQLQAVRQQLEQLPLDTATRHNETERQLASINQSIAQNEVQRALVLRAPRDGVVSAVLFKPGQMVSAAQPLLSILPGGSRLQAQLLVPSRAIGFIEPGSRVVLRYQAFPYQKFGQQYGRVADISRSALSPADVGALVGQQAREPLYRVQVDLDRQTVPAYGKAESLKSGMALEADILMERRRLIEWVFEPLYGIGHRLSGDAAHG from the coding sequence GTGTCAGGGGAATCACTCTTTCGGCGGGAAGTGCTGGAAGCGCGGCAGGGCAGCTGGCTGGGCGGGATCGCCGTGGCGGCGCCAGTGTCGCGCTGGCTCGTGGCTGTACTTGCGCTCGCGCTGGGCGCCGCCATTGTCCTGTTTCTCACCTTCGGCTACTACACGCGACGCGAGAGTGTCGTCGGCCAGCTCGTCCCCAGCTCCGGCCTCCTCAACGTGGTCGCGCCGGGGGCAGGGACGATCAGCCGCGTCGTGGTCCAGGAAGGCCAGAGCGTCAAGGCGGGTGATGTACTGCTCGAGCTGGCCAGTGCCCAGGACAACAGTATGCTGGGCGACACGCACGCGCTGGTCGGCCACCAGCTCGACCAGCAACGCGCGGGGCTGCAAGCGGACCTCCGGACGCAGGAAAAACTCGCTGCCCAGCAGGCAGATGCCATGCGCGACAAGGCGCGGTTGCTGCAAGCGCAGCTGGACCAGGTCAGCGGTCAGATCGGCCTGCAGCGACAACAGGCGGCCAGCGCCGAACAACTGCTGGATCGTATCCGCCCGCTCGGTGGCAAGGGCTACGTATCCGCGCTGCAGATCCAGCAGCAGGAGGCCTCGGTGATCGAGGCCAAGACGCAGTACAGGGCCCTGGTTCGCCAGCAACTGGATGTCCGCCAGCAACTGCAGGCGGTACGGCAGCAGCTGGAGCAGCTCCCGCTGGATACTGCCACGCGCCACAACGAGACCGAGCGCCAGCTGGCATCGATCAACCAGTCGATCGCCCAGAACGAGGTCCAGCGCGCCCTGGTGCTGCGTGCCCCCCGCGACGGCGTGGTTTCGGCGGTGCTCTTCAAGCCCGGCCAGATGGTCAGCGCGGCACAGCCATTGCTGTCGATCCTCCCAGGCGGCTCGCGTCTGCAGGCGCAGTTGCTTGTGCCCAGTCGCGCGATCGGTTTCATCGAGCCGGGCAGTCGTGTGGTACTGCGTTACCAGGCCTTCCCCTACCAGAAATTCGGCCAGCAGTATGGCCGCGTCGCGGATATTTCGCGCAGCGCGCTGTCGCCGGCGGACGTCGGCGCGCTGGTCGGCCAGCAGGCACGCGAACCGCTCTATCGCGTGCAGGTCGACCTGGATCGGCAGACGGTGCCCGCTTACGGCAAGGCGGAGTCACTGAAGTCCGGCATGGCGCTGGAGGCGGACATCCTGATGGAACGCCGCCGGTTGATCGAATGGGTATTCGAGCCGCTTTACGGCATCGGACACCGCCTGTCCGGGGACGCGGCACATGGCTGA
- a CDS encoding peptidase domain-containing ABC transporter has protein sequence MADGTQPDERPASTPGQPLQLQFGWRRALPLMLQTEAAECGLACLAMVAAYHGHDVDLAGLRRRFSTSLKGTSLLQIMGIAGQLGFSTRPLKLDLEELGQLKRPSVLHWDLNHFVVLKDVTARRVVIHDPARGARSLSFEEASRHFTGVALELSPGADFKPIAARRHVTLRALTGKFHGIVSALLHVLALAVVLELFTLVSPFFMQWVIDQVLVSADRDLLTLLGIGFLGVTVFQAAFTAARSWTLTWLGATVSVQWQTNLVRQLLKLPLDWFQKRHVGDVVSRLGSAQTIQKTLTTQFIGSLLDGVMAITTLVVMGFYSVPLTLWVAGVFVLYGLLRWIFFRPLRRATEDQIVYAARQQSELLESIRGVLPVKLANQQDERSARYANATVETTNRDVGVQRLTIAFSASNQMIFGLGRVALVWIAALQALDGNLSAGMMIAFVSFADQFTSRAGGLIDKWVDFQMLGLHAERLADVALTEPEPEDTSTWTGSLQDSSIELRHVSFRYADGEPWVLKDCNLRIESGECVAITGPSGCGKTTLVKIVLGLLEPTEGEVFFGGVPLPKIGVKRFRSMVGAVMQEDQLFAGSLADNISFFQARQSDERIEAAARMAAIHEEIARMPMGYQTLVGDMGSSLSGGQKQRVILARALYREPKLLLLDEATSHLDVERERLITQAVRGLDVTRVIIAHRQESVSSADREISLAAHGQARVGPGRADE, from the coding sequence ATGGCTGACGGAACGCAGCCGGACGAGCGTCCGGCAAGCACGCCAGGCCAGCCTCTGCAGCTGCAATTCGGCTGGCGTCGCGCGCTACCGCTGATGCTGCAGACCGAGGCGGCCGAATGCGGCCTGGCCTGCCTCGCGATGGTCGCGGCTTATCACGGGCACGACGTCGACCTGGCGGGCCTGCGCCGCCGCTTCTCGACCTCCCTGAAGGGAACGAGCCTGTTGCAGATCATGGGCATCGCGGGCCAGCTGGGATTCTCCACGCGGCCGTTGAAGCTCGATCTGGAGGAGCTGGGACAGCTCAAGCGGCCTAGCGTGCTGCACTGGGATCTCAATCACTTCGTCGTGTTGAAAGACGTCACGGCCAGGCGGGTGGTCATCCACGATCCGGCCCGTGGCGCGCGGTCGTTGAGCTTCGAAGAGGCGTCGCGCCACTTCACCGGTGTCGCGCTGGAGCTTTCCCCAGGCGCCGATTTCAAGCCGATCGCCGCGCGCCGACACGTCACCCTGCGGGCGCTTACGGGCAAGTTCCATGGGATCGTATCGGCCCTGCTGCACGTCCTCGCGTTGGCCGTGGTGCTGGAGCTATTCACGCTGGTCAGCCCGTTCTTCATGCAATGGGTCATCGATCAGGTCCTGGTCTCGGCCGATCGCGACCTGCTGACCTTGTTGGGGATCGGCTTCCTCGGCGTCACTGTCTTCCAGGCCGCCTTCACCGCAGCGCGTTCATGGACCCTGACCTGGTTGGGCGCCACGGTCAGCGTGCAATGGCAGACCAATCTGGTGCGGCAACTCCTGAAACTGCCGCTGGACTGGTTCCAGAAGCGCCATGTGGGCGACGTAGTGTCGAGGTTGGGGTCGGCGCAGACCATCCAGAAGACGCTCACGACGCAGTTCATCGGCTCCCTGCTCGATGGAGTCATGGCCATCACGACGTTGGTGGTGATGGGCTTCTACAGTGTGCCGCTTACCCTGTGGGTGGCGGGCGTGTTCGTCCTCTATGGCCTGCTGCGCTGGATCTTCTTTCGGCCTCTCCGGCGGGCAACCGAAGACCAGATCGTTTACGCCGCCCGCCAGCAGAGCGAGTTGCTGGAATCCATCCGCGGCGTGCTGCCGGTCAAGCTGGCCAACCAGCAGGATGAGCGCTCCGCGCGCTACGCCAATGCCACAGTCGAGACCACCAACCGAGATGTCGGCGTGCAGAGGCTGACGATCGCGTTCAGCGCCAGCAATCAGATGATTTTCGGCTTGGGGCGGGTAGCCCTGGTCTGGATCGCCGCACTGCAGGCCCTCGATGGCAACCTTTCGGCCGGCATGATGATCGCCTTCGTCAGCTTTGCCGATCAGTTCACCAGCCGGGCTGGCGGGCTGATCGACAAGTGGGTCGACTTCCAGATGCTCGGGCTGCATGCCGAGCGCCTCGCCGACGTGGCCTTGACCGAGCCGGAGCCCGAAGACACTTCCACTTGGACCGGCTCCCTCCAGGACTCGAGCATCGAGTTGCGCCACGTGAGCTTTCGCTATGCGGACGGTGAGCCCTGGGTGTTGAAGGACTGCAACCTGCGGATCGAGTCCGGCGAATGCGTTGCAATCACCGGACCTTCCGGCTGCGGCAAGACGACCCTCGTCAAGATCGTCCTGGGATTGCTGGAACCCACCGAGGGTGAGGTCTTCTTCGGCGGCGTGCCGCTGCCCAAGATCGGCGTGAAGCGATTCCGCAGCATGGTCGGCGCCGTCATGCAGGAGGACCAGCTATTTGCCGGTTCGCTGGCGGACAACATTTCGTTCTTCCAGGCCCGCCAGTCGGACGAGCGGATCGAGGCAGCGGCTCGCATGGCGGCGATCCATGAGGAGATCGCGCGCATGCCGATGGGCTACCAGACGCTTGTGGGCGACATGGGTTCGAGTCTTTCCGGCGGCCAGAAACAACGGGTGATCCTCGCTCGCGCCCTGTATCGCGAGCCGAAGCTGTTGCTGCTGGACGAGGCGACCAGCCACCTGGATGTGGAAAGGGAGCGGCTCATCACGCAGGCCGTCAGGGGCCTGGATGTCACCAGGGTGATCATCGCCCACAGGCAGGAAAGCGTCTCGAGCGCGGATCGCGAAATCAGCTTGGCAGCACATGGCCAGGCGAGAGTCGGCCCAGGACGGGCCGATGAGTGA
- a CDS encoding class IIb bacteriocin, lactobin A/cerein 7B family — protein sequence MQKLTFDQVKNVNGGLISAGLECVGGAILTAASDGLWLLVGGAMVEAGACYDFGYELGEAMN from the coding sequence ATGCAGAAGTTGACCTTCGATCAGGTGAAGAACGTCAATGGCGGCCTTATCTCCGCCGGTCTCGAGTGCGTTGGTGGCGCCATCCTCACCGCGGCTTCCGACGGGCTGTGGCTCCTCGTGGGTGGTGCCATGGTGGAAGCGGGCGCCTGTTACGACTTCGGCTACGAGCTCGGCGAGGCCATGAACTGA
- a CDS encoding Dps family protein, which translates to MTNIGIAPQDRQTIAEQLSKLLADTYSLYLKTHSFHWNVTGPQFNSLHAMFETQYNELWLAADEIAERIRTLDVFAPGSYSQFGKLTSIKEESGVPEWKEMVGQLVEGHEIAAHTARGAIKVAQDGGDEGTADMLTGRLKEHEKTAWMLRSLLK; encoded by the coding sequence ATGACCAACATCGGCATCGCCCCGCAGGATCGCCAGACCATCGCCGAACAGCTTTCCAAGCTGCTGGCGGACACCTATTCGCTGTACCTGAAGACCCACAGTTTCCACTGGAATGTCACCGGCCCGCAGTTCAACAGCCTGCACGCCATGTTCGAGACCCAGTACAACGAGTTGTGGCTGGCCGCCGACGAGATCGCCGAGCGCATCCGCACGCTGGACGTATTCGCGCCGGGCTCCTACAGCCAGTTCGGCAAGCTCACCTCGATCAAGGAGGAATCGGGCGTACCGGAATGGAAGGAGATGGTCGGCCAGCTCGTCGAAGGCCACGAGATCGCCGCCCACACCGCCCGCGGCGCCATCAAGGTCGCGCAGGACGGCGGCGACGAAGGCACTGCCGACATGCTGACGGGGCGTTTGAAGGAACACGAAAAGACCGCGTGGATGCTGCGCTCGCTGTTGAAGTAA